The sequence below is a genomic window from Methylotuvimicrobium sp. KM2.
GAAGCTCGAATGGGACATCGGGGCCATCTGGATAGCCATTTGCATCTAGTAGATCGGGAATCATATATTCGAGCTTGGTTGAAAGCTGTTCAAGTGTTGTCGCTTCGGTTGCCAAGCCAGGCACATCATCTGAAGTTGCAACCCATACACTTGCTTCTTCGTCCCACTCAGCACGGATGAAAAGAATTTTCAGCATAATTGTCTCCTGTGTTTACTCCAGCAATTCTAGCCTGAATGTGGAAACTACTCACCCACAAAATGAATGGTAGTGCCTCACATTGAGGGCCTTAGGTTGGTGTGAGGCAACGAACCCCAACAGTTTAACCGTTTTGGCATTTGTGGGTTGCTGATGGTTTTATTGGTCGCGTTGTCGGTTGGCTGGTGGCGGGGCGGTTGTCGTGTTGGGTTCCTGCCGTCAACTTACGTTCTATCAATTTTTATCTATAGCAAATTGTTTTATAAAGCTATTTTGTGGGGATGCCTCAGGATCTGATCCCTTTTTTCTAGGCCACTTGTGCATGCAGCTTAACTCCCAGTGCTCGGCACACTTTGACTATCGTGTCGAAGCGAGGACTGGCATTAGGGCGCAGAGTCTTATAAAGCGCATCACGCGTCAAGCCGGAAGCCTTGGCAATTTGAGTCATGCCACGGGCGCGCGCAATACGGCCCAGCGCATCCGCAAAAGCAGCGGGATCATCCTCTTCCAAAACAATCGTCAGATACTTGGCAATGGCTTGGTCATTATCCAAATGCTCGGTAATGTCGAAATCGGGTAAGTCGGCAATTTTGATTTTATCGGTCATGGCTCAGTCCTCAATAGTGGCGGCCAATGCAATGGCCTTGGCAATATCGGCGACTTGACTGGATTTGTCGCCGCCACCAGCCGGCTTAACATCGCCCAGGTGCCTTTTTGCGCTTTTTTTAGAATTTCACGAAATTTCGCGTTTGCCAATCAGTATTCCTTATGGGTTCAGGATGCTCTGAATATCCCGTGAGCCATGGAGAATACGAATAACCTCGATGCCCGATGCAGTGATGCGATAGAAAATGAGATAGTTTTCAACCGGAAACTTATTCAGACCGCAATATTCCTTTCTTTGAACACCGAGCGTTGGCGTTTGCGCCAACACATCGCACTTTTGTTTCAGATGCCGCATATAGTGTGTGCCCGTCTTTGGTTTATCCAGGCTGATATGGTCCTTGATGTTTTGTAAGTCTTGTCTTGCAAGCTGTGTAAAACTGACTGTTGCCATGAAATGACGATCCTTGGCGAATGGGGGGGGGTTAGACAAGACCGGCAAAGGCTTCATCGCTGTCGAGCAATTCTCCCTGATCCGCTTGCTGAATTCCGGCAGACAAATCCCGTTGCAGAGCTTGCAGTTTTAACGCCTCATACGCTTCATATTCATGTTCGGACATGATGACCGCCACCGGGCGGCCTTTTTTCTCGATCATGACTGGATGCCGTTGGGCAGCATCCAACAAAGCCCCGAAATGGGTTTTGGCTTCGGTTGATGGAATGGTTTTCATCGCTTCTCTCTTGTATTGATTAAAATAATCATCTTAATCACTATAGTTAAAATCTTCCTTTGTTGACAAGAAAAATCTCGAATATTCAGGGTCAGAGTCTGAGGTATCCACACAAAACGCTCGTTCCTATGCTCTGCGTGGGAATGCCGCTTTAGACGCTCTGCGTCGATTGCGGCGGGCAATTGGATTGAGAAACTGTAGAGAGTTTCTTGTTGCTTTTGTCGGGATTATCGACCTCTGGGGACGCAGAGCGTCCCGGGATGCATTCCAACGCAGAGCGTAGGAACGATGAAAAGGTGTAATTTGTGGGGATACCTCAGGGCCAGAGTAACTTTATGCTTCAACCCGTAACCCGTAACCCGTAACCCGTAAGGTAGATGAATCGTAAAGTGGGTTCCGCCGCCAGGCAATCCACCATCTGCGGCGCCTCGGTGCTTCGTTTGGCATGGCGGTTTGCTAGCGCGAAAGCGGCCTACGCCTTAAATCCAGGGTTGCCGAGCATCAAAGGCTCGATAGCACCGTAGCCCGGATGGAACGCAGTGCAATCCGGGAAATTCGAAGCCACGCCTTTCCCGTATTCCGCTGGCGCTGCATACGGGCTACGAAAGATTTCATTGGGGCTAGGCTGAAGTACGGTCTAACCGTCATTATCTGCTTTGTCGTTTCCTAAACGTTACGAAGGGGCTTGCAAATCTCGTTCAGCATCCAGGAGTCCGGTAAAACCGGCTTCTTACTACTTTATACGGCAGTCGCCGTGACGCCGATCGAAAAAAAAATCGCTGCCGAAGTGCGGGTTCATGCCGGCTCATACGTCTTATAGGGATATGATCCAACGAACACTCTCACTCGTCCTTGTTATACTTCGCGAGGTCATGTTTGCGGATTTTATGGCAATGCTATTTTGTTCGGTAGCAAGGCGCGAAAACAGGCGCATAGCAAGCTATGTAACTGTTTTCGCAACGCCGCTATCGGACAAAAGAGCGCGTCAGAAAGCCGAAAATGTGGCCGCGCGAAGTATATACGCCCGGTTATTGCCGCAATGGCATCTTAAACGGGCGTTTCTCGTCTCGTGCATGTTGCCGTGGCTGACGGCTTGCATGTCCGCGCCTAAACGCGATGCTGAATCGCTGGCTCCCGATGTGCCTTCTTCCTGGTCCGGCTCCATTTCCGTCGACGGCTTACCGGCTCGATGGCTGGACGGCTTCGGCGATCCGGTGCTGAGCGCCTTGGTGCAAGAGGCGCTAAACAATAATTTCGACTTGAAATCCGCATCCGCGCGGGTTACGGCCGCCGCCGAGCAGGCACGCATCGACGGTGCCGGGCTTTGGCCGCAGTTATCGTTCGCGCCGGGCTACGAGCGCGCGCAGGTGCGTAGCGCCGGGTTCGGCAATACCGAATTCGGCGCGTTCCAAGCCTTGTTCGACCTGAACTGGGAGCTGGACGTGTGGGGCCGCATCCGGGCTTTTCGCAACGCCGCCGTGTTGGAGGCCGAGGCCGCCGAGGCCGATCTTCACGCCGCGCGCTTATCGTTGGCGGCCCGTACCGCGCAAAGCTTTTTCGAATTGGCCGAAGCCAAACTTCAGGCCGAAGTGGCCGCGCAATCGATCAAAGATCGTAAGACCCTGGTCGATTTGGTGCGCGGCCGTTTCGCGCGCGGTTTGGCGCGCGGTTTGGATTTGCGTCTGGCATTGACCGATTTGGCCAATGCCGAAGCCCAATTGGCCCGGGCGCGAGACCGCTTGCAAAGCGTAACTCGGCGTTTTGAAGTGCTGTTGGGGCGTTATCCGTCCGGCCGCGAATTCGAATCGGCACGACTGCCGGAGCCGCCTGCGGCGTTATCGGCCGGCTTGCCGTCGGAATTGTTGGCGCGGCGTCCCGATCTGATCGCCGCGTTCGAGCGTTTGCAAGCCGCCGACGCCCGGCTGGAAAGCGCCAACAAAGCCTTACTGCCGCGCATCGCGCTGACCGCGACCGGCGGCACGCGCAGCCCGGCTTTAACCGAACTGGTCGATCCGCGCGCGGTGGCTTGGAACGCCGCGATCGGCCTATTGCAGCCGTTGTTTACCGGCGGGCGCTTGACCGGCGAGATACGGCGCAACGAAGCGCTGGTCGACGAGGCGCTTAATGATTACAAAAATACCGCGCTCGAAGCGTTCCGCGAAGTCGAACAAGCGCTCGCCGCAGAGGAATGGCTCAGACAACAGGAAACGGCGCTGCGCGAAGCCGTCGAACAAACCGAAGCCAGCCAATCGTTGGCCGTATATTCGTACC
It includes:
- a CDS encoding DUF1902 domain-containing protein, whose product is MLKILFIRAEWDEEASVWVATSDDVPGLATEATTLEQLSTKLEYMIPDLLDANGYPDGPDVPFELLARKLSVVHRISA
- a CDS encoding addiction module antidote protein yields the protein MTDKIKIADLPDFDITEHLDNDQAIAKYLTIVLEEDDPAAFADALGRIARARGMTQIAKASGLTRDALYKTLRPNASPRFDTIVKVCRALGVKLHAQVA
- a CDS encoding type II toxin-antitoxin system RelE/ParE family toxin, with amino-acid sequence MATVSFTQLARQDLQNIKDHISLDKPKTGTHYMRHLKQKCDVLAQTPTLGVQRKEYCGLNKFPVENYLIFYRITASGIEVIRILHGSRDIQSILNP
- a CDS encoding type II toxin-antitoxin system Phd/YefM family antitoxin, which gives rise to MKTIPSTEAKTHFGALLDAAQRHPVMIEKKGRPVAVIMSEHEYEAYEALKLQALQRDLSAGIQQADQGELLDSDEAFAGLV
- a CDS encoding efflux transporter outer membrane subunit, yielding MFADFMAMLFCSVARRENRRIASYVTVFATPLSDKRARQKAENVAARSIYARLLPQWHLKRAFLVSCMLPWLTACMSAPKRDAESLAPDVPSSWSGSISVDGLPARWLDGFGDPVLSALVQEALNNNFDLKSASARVTAAAEQARIDGAGLWPQLSFAPGYERAQVRSAGFGNTEFGAFQALFDLNWELDVWGRIRAFRNAAVLEAEAAEADLHAARLSLAARTAQSFFELAEAKLQAEVAAQSIKDRKTLVDLVRGRFARGLARGLDLRLALTDLANAEAQLARARDRLQSVTRRFEVLLGRYPSGREFESARLPEPPAALSAGLPSELLARRPDLIAAFERLQAADARLESANKALLPRIALTATGGTRSPALTELVDPRAVAWNAAIGLLQPLFTGGRLTGEIRRNEALVDEALNDYKNTALEAFREVEQALAAEEWLRQQETALREAVEQTEASQSLAVYSYRHGFIEILTLLDSYRSTLNAQSAHLEVKRQLLGNRIALYLALGGSE